A genomic region of Streptomyces sp. NBC_00247 contains the following coding sequences:
- the nagA gene encoding N-acetylglucosamine-6-phosphate deacetylase: MAGRADSTVLTGARVVRPGGTEVNGRLAVEGTRIVDGAREDARTIDLTGHWVVPGFVDMHNHGGGGASFTAGSVDQVLTGVRTHREHGTTTVVASTVTDTLDFLGQWAGVLSELTEQGDIAGIHFEGPFISPCRKGAHSEALLRDPDPAAVQTLLKAARGTAKMVTLATELPGGLDSVRLLAEQGVIAAIGHTDATYEQTVEAIDAGATVATHLFNAMPTLGHRAPGPIAALLEDERITVELINDGTHLHPAALEVAYHHAGAARVALITDAMDAAGFGDGAYQLGPLAVEVKDGVARLVEGGSIAGSTLTLDTAFRRAVTIDRIPVEDVVRSISVNPARLLGLYDRIGSLETGKDADLVVLDEAFALKGVMRKGEWVVEPKGA, translated from the coding sequence ATGGCCGGACGCGCAGACAGCACGGTTCTCACCGGTGCCCGGGTCGTACGGCCCGGGGGCACGGAGGTGAACGGCCGGTTGGCCGTCGAGGGCACACGGATCGTGGACGGGGCCCGCGAGGACGCCCGGACCATCGACCTGACCGGCCACTGGGTCGTCCCCGGGTTCGTGGACATGCACAACCACGGCGGCGGCGGCGCGTCCTTCACCGCGGGTTCGGTGGACCAGGTGCTGACGGGCGTACGGACACACCGCGAACACGGCACGACCACCGTCGTCGCCTCCACCGTCACCGACACCCTGGACTTCCTCGGCCAGTGGGCCGGGGTCCTCTCCGAGCTGACCGAACAGGGCGACATCGCGGGCATCCACTTCGAGGGCCCCTTCATCTCGCCCTGCCGCAAGGGCGCGCACAGCGAGGCGCTGCTGCGCGACCCCGACCCGGCCGCCGTCCAGACCCTGCTGAAGGCCGCACGCGGTACCGCGAAGATGGTGACGCTCGCCACCGAACTCCCCGGCGGGCTCGACTCGGTGCGGCTCCTCGCCGAGCAGGGCGTCATCGCGGCGATCGGCCACACCGACGCCACCTACGAGCAGACCGTCGAGGCGATCGACGCGGGCGCCACCGTCGCGACCCACCTCTTCAACGCGATGCCCACCCTCGGCCACCGCGCCCCCGGCCCGATCGCGGCGCTGCTGGAGGACGAGCGGATCACCGTCGAGCTGATCAACGACGGTACGCACCTGCACCCGGCGGCCCTGGAGGTGGCCTACCACCACGCGGGCGCCGCCCGGGTCGCGCTGATCACCGACGCCATGGACGCGGCCGGCTTCGGCGACGGCGCGTACCAGCTCGGCCCGCTCGCGGTCGAGGTCAAGGACGGGGTCGCCCGGCTGGTGGAGGGCGGCTCGATCGCCGGGTCCACGCTCACCCTGGACACCGCGTTCCGGCGGGCCGTGACGATCGACCGCATCCCGGTCGAAGACGTCGTCCGGTCCATCTCCGTCAACCCCGCCCGGCTGCTCGGCCTCTACGACCGGATCGGCTCGCTGGAGACCGGCAAGGACGCCGACCTGGTGGTACTCGACGAGGCGTTCGCCCTCAAGGGTGTCATGCGCAAGGGCGAGTGGGTCGTCGAGCCGAAGGGCGCCTGA
- a CDS encoding ROK family protein, which translates to MRHVIALDVGGTGMKAALVGADGTLLHEERRATGRERGPDAVVETILGFAADLRAYGEEHFGEPAVAAGVAVPGIVDAERGIAVYAANLGWRDLPLRDLLGERLGSVPVALGHDVRTGGLAEGRGGAGHGTDRFLFVALGTGIAGAIGIDGVVEAGAHGSAGEIGHIVVRPDGPECGCGQRGCLETLASAAAVTRAWAAACGDPTQDAADCARAVDAGDPAALRVWADAVDALAAGLITAITLLDPRTLIIGGGLAEAGETLFTPLRAAVEERVTFQTLPHIVPATLGDTAGCLGAGLLAWDLLATEVSV; encoded by the coding sequence GTGAGACATGTCATCGCCCTCGATGTGGGCGGCACGGGAATGAAGGCCGCGCTGGTCGGAGCCGACGGCACCCTCCTGCACGAGGAGCGACGGGCCACCGGACGGGAGCGCGGTCCCGACGCGGTGGTCGAGACCATCCTCGGGTTCGCCGCCGATCTGCGCGCGTACGGCGAGGAGCACTTCGGCGAGCCCGCCGTCGCCGCGGGGGTGGCCGTTCCGGGCATCGTCGACGCCGAGCGGGGCATCGCGGTCTACGCCGCCAACCTCGGCTGGCGCGACCTGCCGCTGCGCGACCTCCTCGGCGAACGGCTCGGCTCCGTCCCCGTCGCGCTCGGCCACGACGTCCGCACCGGAGGACTGGCCGAAGGCCGCGGCGGGGCCGGACACGGCACCGACCGCTTCCTCTTCGTCGCCCTCGGCACCGGCATCGCCGGCGCGATCGGCATCGACGGGGTCGTGGAGGCGGGCGCGCACGGCAGCGCCGGGGAGATAGGGCACATCGTGGTCCGGCCGGACGGCCCGGAGTGCGGCTGCGGTCAGCGCGGCTGTCTGGAGACGCTCGCCTCCGCCGCCGCCGTCACCCGTGCCTGGGCCGCCGCCTGCGGCGACCCCACCCAGGACGCGGCGGACTGCGCGCGGGCCGTCGATGCCGGCGATCCGGCCGCCCTGCGCGTCTGGGCGGACGCCGTCGACGCGCTGGCAGCCGGACTGATCACCGCGATCACCCTGCTGGACCCGCGCACACTCATCATCGGTGGCGGGCTCGCCGAGGCGGGGGAAACCTTGTTCACACCACTGCGTGCGGCCGTCGAGGAACGCGTCACGTTCCAGACACTGCCCCACATCGTCCCGGCGACCCTCGGGGACACCGCCGGATGCCTGGGCGCGGGGCTGCTCGCCTGGGATCTACTCGCCACGGAGGTATCCGTCTGA
- a CDS encoding DUF3263 domain-containing protein — MTVGPDVSASTGALSARDRALLALERRSWASPGAKERAIREELGLSPVRYYQLVNALIEDRRALEADPVTVNRLRRVRDAKRSRR, encoded by the coding sequence GTGACCGTGGGCCCGGACGTGAGCGCGAGCACCGGGGCCCTCTCCGCCCGGGACCGTGCGCTGCTGGCTCTGGAACGGCGGTCCTGGGCGAGCCCCGGCGCGAAGGAACGCGCCATCCGCGAGGAGCTGGGCCTCTCCCCGGTCCGGTACTACCAGCTGGTGAACGCCCTGATCGAGGACCGTCGCGCGCTGGAGGCCGACCCCGTGACGGTCAACCGTCTGCGCCGCGTACGGGACGCCAAGCGGAGCCGGCGCTGA
- a CDS encoding MarR family winged helix-turn-helix transcriptional regulator has protein sequence MDDPIQQVEYEQMLLSRHIFLRTANGRRKDDVLERSAYVLLSRIRVQGPMSIKELSDAFGLDSSTLNRQTAAAMQAGLVERIPDPSGGMARKFRITEAGARRLDVERERNASGLGLVLEKWSPEDVETFAGYLKRFNTDIERLSGRPWPRP, from the coding sequence ATGGACGACCCCATCCAGCAGGTCGAGTACGAACAGATGCTGCTCAGCCGCCACATCTTCCTGCGCACCGCCAACGGACGGCGCAAGGACGACGTGCTGGAGCGGAGCGCGTACGTCCTGCTCAGCCGCATCCGCGTACAGGGGCCGATGTCCATCAAGGAACTGAGCGACGCCTTCGGGCTCGACTCGTCCACCCTCAACCGGCAGACCGCCGCCGCGATGCAGGCCGGACTGGTGGAACGCATCCCCGACCCGTCGGGGGGCATGGCCCGCAAGTTCCGGATCACGGAAGCGGGCGCGCGGCGGCTCGACGTGGAGCGCGAGAGGAACGCGAGCGGGCTCGGGCTGGTGCTGGAGAAGTGGTCGCCGGAGGACGTGGAGACCTTCGCCGGCTACCTCAAGCGGTTCAACACCGACATCGAGCGGCTGTCGGGACGGCCCTGGCCGCGGCCGTAG
- the otsB gene encoding trehalose-phosphatase: MGTHLDHLPTPSTEAGREGLAALLARPDRAVVALDFDGTLAEIVADPEQARAHADVLPALAALAPKIASVVVITGRPAAVAVAHGGFAGVPGLEHLVVLGHYGAERWDAASGEVAAPPPHPGLAAVRAELPALLDGPEVLRGTWVEEKGQAVAVHTRRATDPQAAFELLREPLGGLAARHGLIVEPGRQVLELRPPGVDKGVALTGYAAEVGAGSVLYAGDDLGDVAAFAAVEKLRSGGPDPVPGLLVCSGGTEVPELADRADLIVPGPADVAALLATVAANI; this comes from the coding sequence ATGGGCACCCACCTGGACCACCTGCCGACTCCGTCCACCGAAGCGGGCCGCGAAGGGCTCGCCGCGCTCCTGGCCCGGCCGGACCGGGCGGTGGTGGCGCTCGACTTCGACGGCACCCTCGCCGAGATCGTGGCCGACCCCGAGCAGGCGCGGGCCCATGCCGACGTGCTGCCCGCGCTCGCCGCCCTCGCGCCGAAGATCGCGTCCGTCGTCGTGATCACCGGCCGCCCGGCCGCCGTCGCGGTCGCGCACGGCGGGTTCGCGGGGGTCCCCGGCCTGGAGCACCTGGTGGTTCTCGGCCATTACGGCGCCGAGCGCTGGGACGCCGCCTCCGGTGAGGTGGCCGCCCCGCCGCCGCATCCCGGCCTCGCCGCCGTCCGCGCGGAGCTGCCGGCGCTGCTCGACGGGCCCGAGGTGCTGCGCGGCACCTGGGTGGAGGAGAAGGGGCAGGCCGTCGCCGTCCACACCCGCCGCGCCACCGATCCGCAGGCCGCGTTCGAGCTGCTGCGGGAGCCGCTGGGCGGGCTCGCCGCGCGCCACGGGCTGATCGTCGAGCCGGGCCGCCAGGTCCTGGAGCTGCGCCCGCCCGGGGTCGACAAGGGCGTCGCGCTCACCGGGTACGCGGCGGAGGTGGGGGCGGGGTCGGTGCTCTACGCGGGCGACGACCTCGGTGACGTCGCGGCCTTCGCGGCGGTGGAGAAGCTGCGTTCCGGCGGTCCGGACCCGGTGCCCGGGCTGCTGGTGTGCAGCGGCGGCACCGAGGTGCCGGAGCTGGCCGACCGGGCCGACCTGATCGTGCCGGGCCCGGCGGACGTCGCGGCGCTGCTGGCGACCGTGGCCGCGAACATCTGA
- a CDS encoding alpha,alpha-trehalose-phosphate synthase (UDP-forming) yields MVSEHAAQVLVASNRGPVSYTLNEDGSLDARRGGGGLVSGLSAVDDKVWVCAALSEGDREAVRRGVGEEGVRMLDIDAGVHTDAYNGIANSVLWFVHHLLYQTPVEPVFDDEFRRQWAAYETYNRAFAEALAEEAGEGAAVLVQDYHLALVPGMLRELRADLRIGHFSHTPWAPVDYFRLLPDDIGEQLLRGILGADRAAFLTRRWADAFIGCCTEILGGTSGTRIGVHGLGADGDFLLARSHEPDVDERMAALREQIGGDGDRKTIVRVDRTELSKNIVRGLHAYRTLLDNHPEWRERVVHVAFAYPSRQDLAVYREYTAAVQELADEINKAYGSDTWTPVVLHVKDDFARSLAAYRLADVALVNPIRDGMNLVAKEVPVVSDHGVALVLSREAGAYEELGADALVVNPYDVSATAEALHEALGMDERERAERSARLAEAATALPPQAWFLQQLEALREG; encoded by the coding sequence AGGTCCTCGTCGCGTCCAACCGCGGCCCCGTGTCGTACACGCTGAACGAGGACGGTTCCCTCGACGCACGCCGGGGCGGGGGCGGCCTCGTCTCCGGGCTGAGCGCCGTCGACGACAAGGTGTGGGTCTGCGCCGCGCTGAGCGAAGGCGACCGCGAGGCGGTCCGGCGCGGGGTCGGCGAAGAGGGCGTCCGGATGCTCGACATCGACGCCGGCGTGCACACCGACGCCTACAACGGCATCGCCAACTCCGTGCTCTGGTTCGTCCACCACCTCCTCTACCAGACCCCCGTCGAGCCGGTCTTCGACGACGAGTTCCGGCGCCAGTGGGCCGCGTACGAGACGTACAACCGGGCCTTCGCCGAGGCGCTGGCCGAGGAGGCGGGCGAGGGCGCCGCCGTGCTGGTGCAGGACTACCACCTCGCGCTGGTCCCCGGCATGCTCCGCGAACTCCGCGCCGACCTGCGCATCGGCCACTTCTCGCACACCCCGTGGGCGCCGGTCGACTACTTCCGGCTGCTCCCCGACGACATCGGCGAACAGCTGCTGCGCGGCATCCTCGGCGCCGACCGGGCCGCCTTCCTCACCCGCCGCTGGGCCGACGCGTTCATCGGCTGCTGCACCGAGATCCTCGGCGGCACCAGCGGGACGCGCATCGGCGTGCACGGGCTCGGCGCCGACGGCGACTTCCTGCTCGCCCGCTCGCACGAGCCGGACGTGGACGAGCGGATGGCCGCGCTGCGCGAGCAGATCGGCGGCGACGGCGACCGGAAGACGATCGTCCGGGTCGACCGGACCGAGCTGTCCAAGAACATCGTGCGCGGGCTGCACGCCTACCGCACCCTCCTCGACAACCACCCCGAGTGGCGCGAACGCGTCGTGCACGTCGCCTTCGCCTACCCCTCCCGCCAGGACCTCGCGGTCTACCGGGAGTACACGGCGGCGGTCCAGGAGCTGGCCGACGAGATCAACAAGGCGTACGGCTCCGACACCTGGACCCCGGTCGTCCTGCACGTGAAGGACGACTTCGCCCGTTCGCTCGCCGCCTACCGGCTGGCCGACGTGGCGCTGGTCAACCCCATCCGGGACGGCATGAACCTGGTCGCCAAGGAGGTCCCGGTCGTCTCCGACCACGGGGTCGCCCTGGTGCTGTCCCGCGAGGCCGGTGCGTACGAGGAGCTGGGCGCCGACGCGCTGGTGGTGAACCCGTACGACGTCAGCGCGACGGCCGAGGCCCTGCACGAGGCACTGGGCATGGACGAGCGGGAGCGGGCCGAGCGGTCGGCCCGGCTCGCGGAGGCAGCGACCGCGCTGCCCCCGCAGGCGTGGTTCCTCCAGCAGCTGGAGGCGCTGCGGGAGGGGTGA